In Methylomonas sp. ZR1, one DNA window encodes the following:
- the msrA gene encoding peptide-methionine (S)-S-oxide reductase MsrA, with protein MSFLFKKTAMPSADQALPGRQQAIDSGLFHAVNGHPIHPPFPAHLRQAVFGMGCFWGAERKFWQQAGVFSTAVGYAGGFTPNPTYQEICTGMTGHAEVVLVVFDPGVVSYQDLLAIFWESHNPTQGMRQGNDVGTQYRSVIYCQDDQYETAVASQQQYQAKLTAAGFPAITTEIRNAPTFYYAEEDHQQYLAKNPSGYCGLGGLGVCFSR; from the coding sequence ATGTCTTTTCTATTCAAAAAAACCGCTATGCCCAGCGCCGACCAAGCCTTACCGGGACGTCAGCAAGCCATAGACAGCGGCCTATTTCACGCCGTCAACGGACATCCTATCCATCCGCCATTTCCGGCGCATCTGCGACAAGCCGTGTTCGGCATGGGCTGTTTCTGGGGTGCCGAACGTAAATTCTGGCAACAAGCCGGCGTATTCAGCACCGCAGTGGGCTATGCCGGCGGCTTTACACCCAACCCTACTTATCAGGAAATTTGCACCGGCATGACCGGCCACGCCGAAGTGGTGTTGGTGGTGTTCGACCCGGGCGTAGTGTCTTACCAGGATTTATTGGCAATATTTTGGGAATCTCACAATCCCACCCAAGGCATGCGACAAGGCAACGATGTCGGCACCCAATACCGATCAGTCATCTATTGCCAGGACGACCAATATGAAACAGCCGTGGCAAGCCAACAACAATACCAAGCAAAATTAACAGCCGCCGGCTTTCCAGCAATCACCACCGAAATCCGCAATGCTCCGACTTTTTATTATGCCGAGGAAGATCATCAACAGTATCTGGCTAAAAACCCGTCCGGTTACTGTGGCTTGGGCGGCCTGGGTGTCTGTTTTTCCAGATAG
- the hslO gene encoding Hsp33 family molecular chaperone HslO has product MKQQDCLRRFIFEEHGVRGEWVRLEQSWKQAKQYQHLVNDAVDAQMGQALAAVVLLSATIKFKGAMIMQIQGGGDLKALVAQSSNERQIRGLVRSEATVAGANLLDMVGEGGRLVLTVESENAEPYQGIVGVEAETLADVLRTYFTQSEQLDTRLWLFANQTHAAGLFIQELPSSNQNKADWERIEILANTVTADELLSLDCEDLLHRLFHQEKVRIYDPEPVEFKCNCSRQKIGGTLAALGRSELEAILRERDDIEVDCQFCGAQYHFDKVDVENLLTNPAAETDNHSPTRH; this is encoded by the coding sequence ATGAAACAACAAGATTGCTTACGCCGCTTTATTTTCGAGGAACACGGAGTTCGTGGCGAATGGGTGCGGCTGGAACAAAGTTGGAAGCAAGCTAAACAATATCAACATTTAGTCAATGATGCCGTCGATGCGCAAATGGGACAAGCCTTGGCGGCGGTGGTGTTGTTGTCGGCAACCATCAAGTTTAAAGGCGCGATGATCATGCAGATTCAGGGCGGCGGCGATTTGAAAGCCCTGGTAGCGCAATCCAGCAACGAACGGCAAATCAGGGGCTTGGTGCGCAGTGAGGCCACTGTCGCCGGCGCAAATTTGCTGGACATGGTAGGTGAGGGCGGCCGATTGGTATTGACCGTGGAATCGGAGAATGCCGAACCTTATCAAGGTATCGTCGGTGTGGAGGCGGAAACGCTGGCGGATGTGTTGAGGACCTATTTCACTCAGTCCGAGCAACTCGATACCCGGTTGTGGCTGTTTGCCAATCAAACCCATGCGGCCGGCCTGTTCATCCAGGAGTTACCGAGTAGCAATCAGAACAAAGCCGACTGGGAACGCATCGAAATATTGGCGAATACCGTTACCGCCGACGAACTGTTGAGTCTGGATTGCGAGGACTTATTGCACCGTTTATTTCATCAAGAAAAGGTCAGGATTTACGATCCGGAGCCGGTGGAATTTAAATGCAATTGCTCACGGCAAAAAATCGGCGGCACTTTAGCGGCATTGGGGCGGTCAGAGTTGGAAGCAATTTTGCGGGAACGCGACGACATCGAAGTCGATTGCCAATTTTGCGGAGCGCAATACCACTTTGACAAGGTTGATGTGGAAAACCTGCTGACCAATCCGGCAGCCGAAACTGATAATCACTCGCCTACCCGGCACTGA
- a CDS encoding YdbL family protein: MNNKNLLSILAPLFLGLYLTALPVNATDLAQAKSAGLVGEQMNGFLGLVKPDASAEIKALVESINAQRLAEYQRIAAKNGVAVEEVGRLTAQKVIGQAAPGQFVETASGWTQR; encoded by the coding sequence ATGAACAACAAAAATTTGCTATCAATTTTGGCGCCTTTGTTTCTGGGCTTATATCTGACCGCCCTACCGGTCAACGCCACCGATCTAGCCCAGGCAAAATCGGCTGGGTTGGTGGGTGAACAAATGAACGGTTTCTTGGGCCTAGTCAAGCCCGATGCATCGGCCGAGATAAAAGCCCTGGTTGAAAGCATTAACGCCCAACGCCTGGCGGAATATCAACGCATAGCGGCTAAAAACGGCGTTGCTGTGGAGGAAGTGGGGCGACTGACCGCTCAGAAAGTCATAGGCCAAGCGGCACCGGGACAATTTGTAGAAACGGCTTCCGGCTGGACGCAGCGCTGA
- a CDS encoding YnbE family lipoprotein: protein MNWKAASSAAILCGSIYLTGCSPSVRLEAPDKPIEINMNVKIEHEIRLKVEKDVDELLSSQKGLF, encoded by the coding sequence ATGAACTGGAAAGCTGCAAGTAGCGCGGCCATCTTGTGCGGCAGCATCTACCTGACGGGGTGTTCGCCCTCCGTCAGGTTGGAAGCGCCGGACAAACCGATTGAGATCAATATGAACGTCAAAATCGAACACGAAATCCGTCTGAAAGTGGAAAAAGACGTAGACGAATTGCTTTCCAGCCAAAAAGGCTTGTTTTAA
- a CDS encoding YdbH domain-containing protein → MNLPATTNNLQQRGSWRRKMAITLLMLGLFCLALWWQRSVLLELLLQQALKQSALSPPSLSGLSFDSKQAKLAEISFGLATPAGNLSVAMQNVSTDYDLEKRTISNVSIGHAALKFNYHPTDQAATQTSENTPISLPLDRLSIAKLEVDVDTPWGLSSFAGQADVTRGAADAINARFQDAQQSIHLKIDPGFSAAKLKVQRLPTGSIFELNAKQLDSPAKQINLNAGALSLIEWLNNSLLIPQTLRAKTQSYDLAKLSPLLSATQLSASATTQDNFATLQAEAFLTKDKQSLLAMDLSMTNKQTIDMNGRLDMAASEAFDLIKPWLPAMAASWTVAGGKAHGNLKLHRPGNQDVSGTAQLIIADLALTAGAAKIENGKVELNIPELADRALDLSAEIPTLGLGKDLIAQNLSIKARYLDQELTLSQANLAIFGGIMELKPDKIPLEQTPILLTLRLHDIDLSQLLISLHYPNISGTGSIDGELPLQLSAGAIDVQDGSLSGTQPGVLRYMGPADSQNIAFKALKNLVYRNLQAKVNYRPNGDYHLGLRLEGNNPEVLSGHPLAFNLNISGQLPELLQKGILAGDLERTILEQAIAKPADAGASPKPPSGDQPPKPPPADRRNQ, encoded by the coding sequence ATGAACTTGCCTGCCACCACAAATAATTTGCAGCAGCGCGGTTCATGGCGGCGCAAGATGGCTATTACGCTGCTGATGCTTGGGTTATTTTGCCTGGCCCTATGGTGGCAGCGTTCAGTTCTGCTGGAGTTACTACTGCAACAGGCGCTGAAACAAAGCGCGCTCAGCCCACCCTCGTTGTCGGGGCTGTCGTTTGATTCCAAGCAAGCCAAGCTGGCTGAAATCAGCTTCGGCCTCGCCACACCGGCTGGCAACTTATCGGTTGCGATGCAGAATGTTTCAACCGATTACGATCTGGAAAAGCGAACTATCAGCAACGTCAGCATCGGCCACGCCGCGCTGAAATTCAACTACCACCCTACCGACCAAGCTGCGACGCAGACATCGGAAAACACTCCTATCAGCTTACCGCTGGACCGATTGAGCATCGCGAAACTGGAAGTTGATGTAGATACGCCTTGGGGATTGAGCAGCTTTGCTGGTCAAGCAGACGTCACACGAGGTGCGGCCGATGCCATCAATGCAAGGTTTCAGGATGCCCAACAATCCATTCACCTAAAAATAGATCCCGGTTTTAGCGCCGCCAAACTCAAGGTCCAACGGCTGCCAACTGGCAGTATATTCGAACTGAATGCCAAACAACTGGATAGCCCCGCCAAGCAAATCAACCTAAATGCCGGCGCGCTGTCGCTGATCGAGTGGCTTAACAACAGCTTACTGATACCGCAGACTTTGCGAGCAAAAACCCAGTCATACGACTTAGCCAAATTAAGCCCGCTACTAAGCGCCACGCAGCTCAGTGCAAGCGCCACTACGCAGGACAACTTTGCCACGCTGCAAGCTGAAGCCTTTCTGACAAAAGATAAACAGTCTCTGCTGGCTATGGATTTGTCGATGACGAACAAGCAAACAATCGATATGAACGGCCGCCTGGACATGGCCGCCAGCGAGGCATTCGATTTAATCAAGCCCTGGTTACCGGCCATGGCGGCCAGTTGGACGGTTGCCGGCGGCAAGGCACACGGAAATCTAAAACTGCATAGACCAGGCAATCAAGATGTTTCCGGAACAGCACAATTGATTATCGCCGATTTGGCCTTGACGGCCGGCGCGGCGAAAATCGAGAACGGCAAGGTGGAACTGAACATTCCGGAGCTGGCGGATCGCGCCTTGGACTTGTCTGCCGAGATACCTACGCTGGGATTAGGTAAAGACTTAATAGCGCAAAATCTTAGTATCAAGGCCCGCTATCTCGATCAGGAACTGACACTAAGCCAAGCCAATCTGGCAATATTCGGCGGCATCATGGAATTGAAACCGGACAAAATACCGCTGGAGCAAACGCCGATACTGCTGACTTTACGACTGCATGACATCGATCTGTCGCAACTTTTAATAAGCCTGCATTATCCGAATATTTCCGGAACCGGCTCAATAGACGGCGAACTACCGTTGCAGTTGTCGGCGGGGGCCATAGATGTGCAAGACGGCAGCCTCAGCGGCACACAGCCGGGTGTGTTACGCTATATGGGACCGGCCGATAGTCAGAATATCGCCTTTAAGGCTCTCAAAAACCTGGTTTACCGGAATCTGCAAGCCAAGGTAAATTATCGCCCAAACGGCGACTATCACCTGGGCTTACGCCTGGAAGGCAATAACCCGGAAGTATTGTCCGGCCATCCGCTGGCGTTTAACCTAAATATCAGCGGCCAGCTACCCGAGTTGCTACAAAAAGGTATTTTAGCCGGCGATTTGGAACGGACCATTCTGGAACAGGCTATCGCCAAACCGGCCGATGCAGGAGCATCGCCCAAGCCCCCAAGCGGGGATCAACCACCCAAACCGCCGCCGGCGGACCGGAGGAATCAATGA
- a CDS encoding low specificity L-threonine aldolase, with translation MNFASDNWAGAHPAISQRLLAASAGFSAPYGASALDRKIEQQFNELFEREVAVYFVSTGTAANSLALAAVNRPGGVSFCHREAHMLEDECGAPEFFTHGARLAPVDGDNGKIDPENLKAEIERFPPNFVHAGQPMAISITQATEIGTLYQPEEIAAIADIAQTYGLPLHMDGARFANALVSLGLTPAEMSWKLGIDIVSFGATKNGCWCAEALVFMNPAQAKDLPFIRKRAAQLVSKSRFIACQFEAYLDDGLWLNLACHANAMAARLQNGIAHSKNARLAWHAEANEVFAVLDQAHADLLQQQGAVFYPWNPPRANPGLVADQEVLVRLVTSFATQAEQVDAFIERLG, from the coding sequence ATGAATTTTGCATCCGATAACTGGGCCGGCGCTCATCCGGCCATTTCCCAACGCTTGTTGGCTGCCTCCGCGGGCTTTTCAGCCCCCTATGGCGCCAGCGCGCTGGATCGCAAAATCGAGCAACAGTTTAACGAGCTATTCGAACGGGAAGTTGCAGTCTATTTCGTCAGCACCGGCACGGCCGCCAATTCGCTGGCGCTGGCGGCCGTCAACCGTCCGGGCGGCGTCTCGTTTTGCCATCGAGAAGCACACATGCTGGAAGACGAATGCGGCGCACCGGAGTTTTTCACGCATGGCGCACGGTTGGCGCCAGTGGACGGCGACAACGGCAAAATCGATCCGGAAAATCTGAAAGCGGAAATCGAGCGTTTCCCGCCTAATTTTGTGCATGCCGGGCAACCGATGGCCATTTCCATCACTCAGGCCACCGAGATCGGCACGCTTTATCAACCGGAGGAAATTGCCGCGATTGCCGACATTGCCCAAACTTACGGCTTACCCTTGCACATGGACGGCGCGCGCTTTGCCAATGCGCTAGTCTCGCTGGGGTTAACGCCTGCGGAAATGAGCTGGAAACTAGGGATAGATATTGTGTCTTTCGGCGCCACCAAAAACGGCTGCTGGTGCGCGGAAGCCTTGGTGTTTATGAATCCGGCACAGGCCAAAGATTTACCGTTTATCCGCAAGCGCGCCGCGCAGTTGGTATCTAAAAGCCGGTTTATCGCCTGTCAGTTTGAAGCGTATTTAGACGACGGACTTTGGCTGAATCTCGCCTGCCACGCCAACGCGATGGCGGCGCGTTTGCAAAACGGCATTGCCCATTCAAAAAACGCCCGCCTGGCCTGGCATGCAGAAGCCAATGAGGTGTTTGCCGTGCTAGACCAAGCGCACGCGGACCTCTTGCAACAACAAGGGGCGGTGTTTTACCCCTGGAATCCGCCGCGCGCAAACCCTGGTCTGGTAGCCGACCAGGAAGTATTGGTGCGTTTGGTCACCAGTTTTGCGACGCAGGCTGAGCAAGTCGATGCCTTTATCGAGCGTTTGGGCTGA
- a CDS encoding oxidoreductase family protein, whose protein sequence is MQNTIRDLVLQATGADDAFQLETIQSLWSGYGYILRYGVSGCDSASVIVKHVKLSAQSLQTPGSNEDLSHRRKVRSYQIEAAWYQSWAKRCDADCRVPACLAFEMFGEDIVMVLEDLHPVGFPQRHSRAGEREIRTCLNWLANFHATFIGENPSGLWPTGTYWHLQTRPNEWEALQDIVLKNAAPMIDQKLRDTPYQTFVHGDAKLANFCFSADGSRVAAVDFQYVGGGCGIKDVAYFIDSCLGQEECQRRESELLDIYFQALQQALRRQQKPVDADAVERDWRALYPVAWTDFHRFLKGWSPGYWSPNSYSERLARQVIAQL, encoded by the coding sequence ATGCAAAATACCATTCGCGATCTCGTGCTTCAGGCGACCGGTGCCGATGATGCATTTCAACTTGAAACCATTCAAAGCCTTTGGAGCGGCTACGGCTATATTTTGCGCTATGGCGTAAGCGGCTGCGACAGTGCTAGCGTGATCGTCAAACACGTAAAACTGTCGGCACAAAGTCTGCAAACGCCCGGTTCCAATGAAGATTTATCGCATCGGCGCAAAGTCCGCTCTTATCAGATAGAGGCGGCCTGGTACCAAAGCTGGGCCAAACGTTGCGACGCGGATTGCCGAGTCCCGGCGTGTTTAGCTTTCGAAATGTTCGGTGAGGATATAGTCATGGTCTTGGAAGATCTGCATCCGGTGGGGTTTCCGCAACGTCACTCGCGGGCCGGGGAACGGGAGATACGCACATGTTTAAATTGGCTGGCCAATTTTCATGCCACGTTTATCGGTGAAAATCCTAGTGGTTTGTGGCCCACCGGCACTTATTGGCATTTGCAAACCCGGCCCAACGAATGGGAGGCCTTGCAGGATATTGTCTTGAAAAATGCCGCGCCGATGATTGATCAAAAACTGCGCGATACGCCGTATCAAACCTTTGTGCACGGCGATGCCAAATTGGCCAATTTTTGTTTTTCGGCGGACGGCAGCCGGGTCGCGGCAGTGGATTTTCAATACGTCGGCGGCGGCTGCGGCATCAAGGATGTCGCGTATTTTATCGATAGCTGTTTGGGCCAGGAAGAATGTCAGCGCCGGGAGAGCGAATTGCTGGATATTTATTTTCAGGCTTTGCAACAGGCATTGCGGCGTCAACAAAAACCCGTCGATGCCGATGCGGTCGAACGTGATTGGCGGGCACTTTATCCAGTAGCCTGGACCGATTTTCACCGATTTTTAAAAGGCTGGAGTCCCGGCTATTGGTCACCCAACAGCTATAGTGAACGGCTGGCGCGGCAAGTCATCGCCCAATTATAA
- a CDS encoding 3'(2'),5'-bisphosphate nucleotidase CysQ, whose product MRLSTDDLYLLGQCAISAAMQAGQLIARRAHNAVVVNSKDGGTSLAARVVTEIDHLSQELILQTLRPICARYDLALLSEESPDDGARLQHDYFWCIDPLDGTLPFIENVPGYSVSIALVSRAGEALIGVVYDPLTHTLYRAIKGQGAWQNQHAFKPAPPAPVLTFITDKSFAHDPLYQATQVELQRIAVELGYAEAKLRLQGGAALNACQALTEAPACYFKFPKPDKGGGSVWDYAATACLFQEAGAPVSDIRGNVLVLNPNGSTFMNHCGVLYCSDQAIADTMIRLYRQLRQG is encoded by the coding sequence ATGCGCTTGTCGACGGACGATCTGTATTTACTCGGCCAGTGTGCCATCTCCGCGGCGATGCAGGCCGGACAATTGATTGCCAGGCGTGCGCATAATGCGGTTGTTGTAAACAGCAAAGACGGCGGCACCAGTCTGGCTGCTCGGGTAGTGACGGAAATCGATCATTTGAGTCAGGAGCTTATTCTGCAAACCTTGCGGCCGATCTGCGCCAGATACGATTTGGCTTTATTGTCGGAAGAAAGTCCGGATGACGGCGCGCGTCTGCAACACGACTATTTCTGGTGTATCGATCCTTTAGACGGCACCTTGCCGTTTATCGAAAACGTGCCGGGTTATTCGGTGTCCATCGCCCTGGTATCGCGCGCCGGAGAGGCGCTGATTGGCGTCGTTTACGATCCCTTAACTCACACGCTCTATCGGGCGATTAAAGGCCAAGGCGCTTGGCAAAACCAACACGCTTTTAAGCCGGCACCGCCTGCGCCAGTCTTGACGTTCATTACCGATAAAAGCTTTGCTCACGACCCCTTGTACCAAGCTACGCAAGTCGAATTGCAACGGATTGCCGTTGAGTTGGGCTATGCCGAGGCCAAGCTGCGTTTGCAAGGCGGCGCGGCCTTAAATGCCTGCCAAGCGTTGACTGAGGCGCCGGCGTGTTATTTCAAATTTCCTAAGCCGGATAAGGGCGGCGGCAGCGTGTGGGATTACGCGGCCACCGCTTGTTTGTTCCAGGAAGCCGGCGCGCCGGTCAGCGATATACGCGGTAATGTGCTGGTATTAAATCCGAACGGCTCGACGTTTATGAATCATTGCGGCGTGTTGTATTGCTCCGACCAAGCTATCGCCGACACCATGATCAGGCTTTACCGGCAGTTACGGCAGGGATAA
- a CDS encoding KTSC domain-containing protein: MQMQSVKSSTIDVIGYDEQTHKLRVSFKDRQAQDFCHVPEHLFAAFLKARSKNRFYKRHFQDLFPC, encoded by the coding sequence ATGCAAATGCAATCAGTTAAATCCAGCACCATCGACGTGATCGGCTACGACGAACAAACCCATAAACTGCGAGTATCGTTCAAAGACCGGCAAGCTCAGGATTTTTGCCACGTGCCCGAACACCTGTTTGCCGCATTTTTGAAAGCCCGCTCCAAAAACCGATTTTATAAGCGCCACTTCCAGGATTTGTTTCCCTGCTGA
- a CDS encoding SDR family oxidoreductase, with translation MQTVLITGANRGLGLEFCRQYAAADYQVIAACRKPDQAEHLAALAKQYSHIQIETLDVADFSQIDALASKLADRKIDVLLNNAGVYGDQAGRGFGQLDYQTWANVLAVNVMAPLKLAEAFLPQLQRGDKRLIVALSSLMGSMTDNTSGGSILYRSSKAGLNAALKSLSIDLRPSSIGVLILHPGWVRTDMGGPNGLIDVEESVSGMRKVIANFSLADSGSFVKYDGSALPW, from the coding sequence ATGCAAACTGTTTTAATCACCGGCGCCAATCGCGGCTTGGGTCTGGAGTTTTGCCGGCAATATGCCGCCGCCGATTACCAGGTCATCGCGGCCTGCCGCAAGCCGGACCAGGCCGAACATTTGGCGGCGCTTGCCAAACAATACTCGCACATTCAAATCGAGACACTGGATGTGGCGGATTTCAGTCAAATCGATGCGTTGGCAAGCAAGCTAGCCGACCGCAAAATCGATGTCTTGCTGAATAATGCCGGCGTTTATGGCGATCAAGCCGGTCGCGGTTTCGGGCAACTGGATTATCAAACCTGGGCAAACGTGCTGGCGGTCAACGTGATGGCGCCACTTAAATTGGCCGAAGCCTTCCTGCCACAGCTGCAGCGCGGCGACAAACGCTTGATCGTGGCCTTGAGCAGCTTGATGGGTAGCATGACCGACAATACCAGCGGCGGCAGCATCCTGTACCGCTCCAGCAAGGCCGGTTTGAATGCGGCCTTGAAGAGCCTGTCCATCGATTTGCGGCCTTCGTCCATCGGCGTATTGATTCTGCATCCGGGTTGGGTCAGAACTGATATGGGCGGACCGAACGGCTTGATCGACGTTGAAGAAAGCGTATCGGGCATGCGTAAAGTGATAGCCAATTTCAGCTTGGCCGATAGCGGCAGCTTTGTTAAATACGATGGCTCAGCATTGCCTTGGTAA
- a CDS encoding carbonic anhydrase, with product MQTPNKLLLENKAWSEAMTGKQPDYFINMAKEQHPEFLWIGCSDSRVPVDTIVHAQPGEIFVHRNIANQVITTDFNGLSVLQYAINALKVKHVIVCGHYGCGGVEAALRQQRGDLAIANKWLTHIKEVYRLHQDELDNLQPERKLNKLIEWNVIEQVQRLAHTSIVQSAWKSGQKVSLRGWVYGLHDGLLNELIHIDATSPIHNIYQYAH from the coding sequence ATGCAGACTCCCAACAAATTGCTGCTGGAAAACAAAGCCTGGTCAGAAGCCATGACCGGTAAACAGCCCGACTACTTCATCAATATGGCCAAGGAGCAACATCCGGAGTTTTTATGGATAGGCTGTTCCGACAGCCGCGTGCCGGTCGATACCATCGTTCATGCCCAACCCGGCGAAATATTTGTCCACCGCAATATCGCCAATCAAGTCATCACCACCGATTTTAACGGTTTAAGCGTGTTGCAGTACGCGATTAACGCCTTAAAGGTCAAGCATGTGATCGTCTGCGGCCATTATGGCTGCGGTGGTGTTGAAGCCGCTTTGCGCCAGCAACGCGGCGATTTGGCCATTGCCAACAAGTGGTTGACGCACATTAAGGAAGTATATCGCTTGCACCAAGACGAACTGGACAATTTGCAGCCCGAACGCAAACTCAACAAATTGATCGAGTGGAATGTCATCGAACAAGTGCAACGTCTGGCCCACACCTCTATCGTGCAATCGGCCTGGAAGTCCGGCCAAAAAGTCAGTTTGCGCGGCTGGGTATACGGTTTGCACGACGGTTTGTTGAATGAATTGATACACATCGACGCCACCTCGCCGATTCACAACATCTACCAATATGCCCATTAA
- a CDS encoding SulP family inorganic anion transporter — MKMQFNDYLKYFRQDFSASIVVFLVALPLCLGVALASGAPLFAGVIAGMIGGIVVSLCSGSQLSVSGPAAGLTVIVFNAIETLGNYKAFLLSLMFAGIFQMLFGFLRAGAIAAFFPTAVIKGMLAAIGMILIIKQTPHATGYDEGYAADESYMPDTAGSSFIEFTHSLHGISPGATLVAGVALLILIFWESAFIKQFNALRMIPGPLLAVIWGVSFNAWALAAAPEWSIGVKYLVSLPELGSTSNFVNQLRLPDFSYLGNPKIYSIALTLAIIASLETLLSVEAVDKLDPHKRVSPTNRELKAQGLGNLLSGLIGGLPITAVIVRSSANINAGGQTRVSSFFHGVLLLISVLFFAHFLNMIPLACLAAILLQTGYKLAKPAMFVEFYQKGLNQFVPFAITVFAILFTDLLEGIAIGMVCGIFFVLRANFHAAITLTQHGPNYLLRLHKDVSFLNKALLRNYLAGIADDSELIIDGGKALFIDHDILETLSDFLQAAPDRNIQVELQGLALESRLLEQEAVFIPRLAAAGH, encoded by the coding sequence ATGAAAATGCAGTTTAATGATTACCTGAAATATTTTCGTCAGGATTTTTCGGCCAGCATTGTGGTATTTCTGGTGGCCTTACCCTTGTGTTTGGGGGTGGCGTTGGCGTCCGGCGCACCCTTATTCGCCGGGGTTATCGCCGGCATGATCGGCGGTATCGTTGTGTCCTTGTGCAGCGGTTCGCAGCTCAGTGTCTCCGGCCCCGCGGCTGGCCTGACGGTCATCGTCTTCAACGCCATCGAAACCTTGGGCAATTACAAGGCTTTCTTGTTGAGCCTGATGTTTGCCGGGATTTTCCAAATGCTGTTCGGTTTCCTTCGGGCCGGGGCGATTGCCGCGTTTTTCCCTACCGCGGTGATCAAAGGTATGTTGGCGGCTATCGGTATGATCCTGATCATCAAGCAAACCCCGCACGCCACCGGTTACGATGAGGGCTACGCGGCGGACGAGAGTTATATGCCGGATACCGCCGGTTCCAGCTTCATCGAGTTTACCCACTCACTGCACGGCATTTCGCCCGGCGCGACTCTGGTGGCTGGCGTGGCCTTATTGATTCTGATTTTTTGGGAAAGCGCTTTCATCAAACAATTTAATGCCTTGCGGATGATTCCAGGGCCGTTGTTGGCGGTGATTTGGGGCGTGTCTTTCAATGCCTGGGCCTTGGCGGCGGCGCCTGAATGGTCCATCGGCGTCAAGTATCTGGTGTCTTTGCCGGAACTTGGCTCCACCAGCAATTTTGTTAACCAGTTGCGCTTGCCGGATTTCAGCTATCTCGGCAATCCCAAGATATACAGCATCGCGCTCACCCTGGCCATCATCGCCAGCCTGGAGACCCTGCTGAGCGTTGAAGCGGTGGATAAGCTCGATCCGCATAAGCGCGTTTCGCCGACCAATCGCGAATTGAAAGCCCAAGGCCTGGGCAACCTGCTCAGCGGATTGATAGGTGGTTTGCCGATCACGGCCGTGATTGTGCGCAGTTCGGCTAACATCAATGCCGGCGGTCAAACCCGGGTATCCAGCTTTTTCCATGGGGTGTTGTTATTGATCAGCGTATTGTTTTTCGCGCATTTTCTGAACATGATCCCATTAGCCTGTCTGGCGGCAATCTTGCTGCAAACCGGTTACAAGCTGGCGAAGCCGGCCATGTTTGTGGAGTTTTACCAAAAAGGTTTGAATCAATTTGTGCCGTTTGCGATTACCGTGTTCGCGATTTTATTTACCGACTTGTTGGAAGGTATCGCGATTGGCATGGTGTGCGGTATTTTTTTCGTCTTGCGGGCCAACTTCCATGCGGCTATCACCTTAACCCAGCATGGGCCCAACTACTTGCTGAGGCTGCACAAGGACGTGTCTTTTTTAAATAAAGCCTTACTTCGTAACTATCTTGCCGGTATCGCCGACGATAGCGAATTGATCATTGACGGCGGCAAAGCCCTGTTTATCGATCACGATATTCTGGAAACGCTGAGCGATTTCCTGCAAGCGGCACCGGATCGCAATATCCAAGTGGAATTACAAGGTTTGGCCTTGGAGTCGCGATTGCTTGAGCAGGAAGCCGTTTTCATACCCCGCTTGGCTGCGGCTGGGCATTAG